The sequence TAGTTAAGGGAGCCCATTCTTCGACCAAGAAAAAAAGACGTGTGACCAAGCTCAAAGACGAAACGCAAAGAAATTTACTATGAAAGCCAGCATAGCAGCTTTTCTACTGGCAGAATGTCTAATGCTAGATGTTGTTATATGTGGGGAGCTCACAGTACCCAAAAACCTCCAACAAGGTGATCTTGTTTTAGCAGTTGTTACCCCAGGATCTCTTGTCACTGTGGATGAAAAAAATGTTCGTGTTGACAAGGACGGACACTTTGTTTTCGGTCTTGGCTGGGATCATCCGCCAAATCTAAAAATCCGCGCATTACATCTAGATGGCACAACTTCTCTAAGAATATATCCTGTAGTTCAAAGAGAATATGGTGAACAGCATATAGAAGGTTTACCAGGGGTGTTGGTCAAACCTAGTGACACATTTTTAGAGCAGATCAAATTAGATAGAAGCCTAGTGCGACAGGCGAGGCTAAATGACACACCGATCAATTTTTTTCGTTCTGGAATTATTTGGCCCGTCAAAGGAAAAATAACCGGGGTTTATGGCACACACCGCATACTGAATGGGGAAGTGCGAGCCCCACACTACGGGATAGATATTGCAGCAAAAAGTGGAACAAAAATTGTAGCTACTGCTGATGGAACAATCCAACTGGCAACCGACCTACTCCTTTCTGGCAAGACTGTAATCGTTGATCATGGGCATGGCATAAGCTCAACGTATCTGCACATGAAAGAAATCTCTGTATCAGCAGATCAGTTTGTGCGTCGAGGGGAATTAATTGGGTATGTAGGGAGTACGGGACGCTCCACTGGCCCGCATTTGGACTGGCGTATCAATTGGTTCCACAAGAGGATCGACCCTCAACGGGCACTAGCTATTTTCGGGTTAGGAGAAGAGCAAAACTAGGTCTATTCAAACACCTCCAGCGGCCACCGCCGGTGCAACCATAGCCATTGCTCTGGCTTATCAACAATCCAATCAGAAAATAATTTATTAATGTCCTCTGTTAATCGCTTCTTGTCTGCCTCTATATCGCCTGAATCCCGCACCAACATAGGCGGCAAAACTGTGACCCTAAAATAGGCACCAGACAGCCGCTCCACCCTGGCTGGGACTATAGGAACCTTGAATCGTATAGCGAGAGCTGCGGGCGTATCCGTTGTCATCGCGTCTTGTCCCAAGAATGGAACCATTACTCCCTCATTATACTTTTGATCAATTAACATTCCCACGTGGTCTCTATCTTGCAACCCTTTAATTAACGCTCGCACTCCACCTATGCTCTTAGGATGCTGTGTCCCTCCGATTTTACTACGCGTGTTAATAAGTAATTTCTCAACATGAGGATTATTTGCCGACCTATATAAGCTTAACAATGGCAAACCACATTCGGCTGACACAGAGGAAAGCAATTCCCAATTACCCATGTGTCCAGAAACCATTATAGCGCCAACATTATCGCCAGTAAGCTTTTGGACATGCTCTCGACCCAATAACTCAATACGGGGATTAGGGCTAGTACAATCAATGTTATTAAGGTGAGGGTATTCACCAACTACGCGTCCTAGGTTATTCCACATACCCTTCAAAACTACATTAACTTCTCGTTCTGACCAGTCAGGAAAGATCATTGTGATATTATGTTTTGCAATGGAGTGCTTACCCAACTTGGGCCCAATTAATTCGGCAAGCCAGCCCCCGGCAGACGAAGCCACATCCAAAGATAACTTCTTAAAAATTGATAGTAATATCCATATAATTAAATATTCAAATCCATACCGAAAGTTGCGGCCTAGTAGCGAAAACTTTGCCACCTTAAATTCCCTCTATTTCAATCAGTTTAACCACTATAGAGTCCAAAGCTTGTTCATCATCCCATACCACTTCTACTGGAATTGCCTCAACTAAACTCTGAGTCAAAAATGGAAGGCGCACCTTATCTTTTTCTGTTGTCACCAAAACTGCACCAATACTTTCCGCCTCCGTTTGAAGGTCGTAAATCTCCTCATCTGTGTAAGGGTGGTGATCTGGAAAAGAAATTGATCGAACCACATCACAGTTAAGCATTTCTAAAGTGGAGAAGAATTTCTCTGGTCTGCCAATACCAGCAAAGGCTAATACAGATTTACCATCTAAGCCGCCAAACTCTTTTTTGACTGTTAGATGACCAGTTAATACGGGTATGCCATGCGGTAACGTACTCTGGATATCTTGGTTTTCGCCTCCCAAAAATACAACTAAATCCGCACGCCTACATCCACTAGATACTGTTTCACGCAAAGGCCCAGCTGGCATTACACGCTGATTACCAAACCCATACTCCGAATCAATAACCAAAATAGAAAAATCTTTTGCCATCGAAAAATTTTGAAAGCCGTCATCCATAAGCAAAACTTGGGCTCCGTCTATTTCTGCTAACTGACCACCAGAGACTCTATCTACACTCACCCAAGTAGGCGCCGCCCCAGCGAGCAATAAAGCCTCATCACCCACATCCTCGGCGCTATCCGTAGCCGTATTAACCCGGTGAGGACCTTTAATGCGGCCACCATAACCCCGTGATAAGCAGTGCACGTTGAGTCCACGCTGTTTCAACATTCCAGCTAGGGATAAAACTATGGGGGTCTTGCCGGCCCCTCCTACAACTAAATTACCCACACAAATGACAGGAATTGAAATCCGTTTAGGACGAGCACAGGCCACCCGCAATGAAGCAACCACGCCGACAATTTTGCCAACAGGCGCCAGCAACTCGGAAAGTAATGAGCGGTTGCTCCAAAATGCGGGTAATGGCATCAA comes from Rhodospirillaceae bacterium and encodes:
- a CDS encoding peptidase, which codes for MKASIAAFLLAECLMLDVVICGELTVPKNLQQGDLVLAVVTPGSLVTVDEKNVRVDKDGHFVFGLGWDHPPNLKIRALHLDGTTSLRIYPVVQREYGEQHIEGLPGVLVKPSDTFLEQIKLDRSLVRQARLNDTPINFFRSGIIWPVKGKITGVYGTHRILNGEVRAPHYGIDIAAKSGTKIVATADGTIQLATDLLLSGKTVIVDHGHGISSTYLHMKEISVSADQFVRRGELIGYVGSTGRSTGPHLDWRINWFHKRIDPQRALAIFGLGEEQN
- a CDS encoding lauroyl acyltransferase; this encodes MAKFSLLGRNFRYGFEYLIIWILLSIFKKLSLDVASSAGGWLAELIGPKLGKHSIAKHNITMIFPDWSEREVNVVLKGMWNNLGRVVGEYPHLNNIDCTSPNPRIELLGREHVQKLTGDNVGAIMVSGHMGNWELLSSVSAECGLPLLSLYRSANNPHVEKLLINTRSKIGGTQHPKSIGGVRALIKGLQDRDHVGMLIDQKYNEGVMVPFLGQDAMTTDTPAALAIRFKVPIVPARVERLSGAYFRVTVLPPMLVRDSGDIEADKKRLTEDINKLFSDWIVDKPEQWLWLHRRWPLEVFE
- a CDS encoding tetraacyldisaccharide 4'-kinase yields the protein MPLPAFWSNRSLLSELLAPVGKIVGVVASLRVACARPKRISIPVICVGNLVVGGAGKTPIVLSLAGMLKQRGLNVHCLSRGYGGRIKGPHRVNTATDSAEDVGDEALLLAGAAPTWVSVDRVSGGQLAEIDGAQVLLMDDGFQNFSMAKDFSILVIDSEYGFGNQRVMPAGPLRETVSSGCRRADLVVFLGGENQDIQSTLPHGIPVLTGHLTVKKEFGGLDGKSVLAFAGIGRPEKFFSTLEMLNCDVVRSISFPDHHPYTDEEIYDLQTEAESIGAVLVTTEKDKVRLPFLTQSLVEAIPVEVVWDDEQALDSIVVKLIEIEGI